Proteins co-encoded in one Erinaceus europaeus chromosome 2, mEriEur2.1, whole genome shotgun sequence genomic window:
- the IRF1 gene encoding interferon regulatory factor 1 isoform X2 yields the protein MPITRMRMRPWLEMQINSNQIPGLIWINKEEMIFQIPWKHAAKHGWDINKDACLFRSWAIHTGRYKAGEKEPDPKTWKANFRCAMNSLPDIEEVKDQSRNKGSSAVRVYRMLPPLTKNQRKERKSKSSRDAKNKAKRKSCGDSSPDTFSDGLSSSTLPDDHSSYTAQGYIGQDLDLERSLTPALSPRVSSTLPDWHISMDIMPDSTSDLYNFQVSPMPSTSEATDEDEEGKIPEDIMKILEQSDWQPTNVDGKGYLLNEPGIQPTSVYDFSCKEEPEVDSPADFGMNIPRVFADLKNMDSNWLENMLTPVRLSSTHAIPCVP from the exons ATGCCCATCACTCGAATGCGCATGAGACCCTGGTTAGAGATGCAGATTAATTCCAATCAAATCCCAGGGCTGATCTGGATTAATAAA GAGGAGATGATTTTCCAGATTCCGTGGAAGCATGCAGCCAAGCATGGCTGGGATATCAATAAGGATGCCTGTCTGTTCCGGAGCTGGGCCAttcacacag GCCGATACAAAGCTGGGGAAAAGGAGCCAGATCCCAAGACATGGAAGGCCAACTTTCGCTGTGCCATGAACTCCTTGCCAGACATTGAGGAGGTGAAGGATCAGAGCAGAAATAAGGGCAGCTCAGCGGTGAGAGTATATCGCATGCTCCCACCTCTCACCAAGAACCAGAGGAAAG AGAGAAAGTCCAAGTCTAGCCGAGATGCTAAGAACAAGGCCAAGAGGAAG TCATGTGGGGACTCCAGCCCTGATACCTTCTCTGATGGACTCAGCAGCTCCACTCTGCCTGATGACCACAGCAGCTACACAGCGCAGGGCTACATAGGGCAGGACTTGGACCTGGAGCGGTCTCTCACACCAG CACTGTCACCGCGTGTCAGTAGCACTCTCCCTGATTGGCACATCTCAATGGACATTATGCCTGACAGCACCAGTGACCTGTATAATTTCCAGGTGTCACCCATGCCCTCCACCTCTGAAG CAACagatgaggatgaggaagggaaaATACCTGAAGATATCATGAAG ATCTTGGAACAATCTGACTGGCAGCCAACAAATGTGGATGGGAAAGGGTACCTGCTTAATGAACCCGGCATCCAGCCCACCTCTGTCTATGACTTCAGCTGCAAGGAGGAGCCTGAAGTCGACAGCCCAGCAG ATTTTGGAATGAACATACCACGTGTCTTCGCAGATCTGAAGAACATGGACTCCAACTGGTTGGAAAATATGTTGACTCCCGTCAGGCTGTCTTCCACCCATGCCATTCCTTGTGTGCCGTAG
- the IRF1 gene encoding interferon regulatory factor 1 isoform X1, whose amino-acid sequence MPITRMRMRPWLEMQINSNQIPGLIWINKEEMIFQIPWKHAAKHGWDINKDACLFRSWAIHTGRYKAGEKEPDPKTWKANFRCAMNSLPDIEEVKDQSRNKGSSAVRVYRMLPPLTKNQRKERKSKSSRDAKNKAKRKSCGDSSPDTFSDGLSSSTLPDDHSSYTAQGYIGQDLDLERSLTPALSPRVSSTLPDWHISMDIMPDSTSDLYNFQVSPMPSTSEAATDEDEEGKIPEDIMKILEQSDWQPTNVDGKGYLLNEPGIQPTSVYDFSCKEEPEVDSPADFGMNIPRVFADLKNMDSNWLENMLTPVRLSSTHAIPCVP is encoded by the exons ATGCCCATCACTCGAATGCGCATGAGACCCTGGTTAGAGATGCAGATTAATTCCAATCAAATCCCAGGGCTGATCTGGATTAATAAA GAGGAGATGATTTTCCAGATTCCGTGGAAGCATGCAGCCAAGCATGGCTGGGATATCAATAAGGATGCCTGTCTGTTCCGGAGCTGGGCCAttcacacag GCCGATACAAAGCTGGGGAAAAGGAGCCAGATCCCAAGACATGGAAGGCCAACTTTCGCTGTGCCATGAACTCCTTGCCAGACATTGAGGAGGTGAAGGATCAGAGCAGAAATAAGGGCAGCTCAGCGGTGAGAGTATATCGCATGCTCCCACCTCTCACCAAGAACCAGAGGAAAG AGAGAAAGTCCAAGTCTAGCCGAGATGCTAAGAACAAGGCCAAGAGGAAG TCATGTGGGGACTCCAGCCCTGATACCTTCTCTGATGGACTCAGCAGCTCCACTCTGCCTGATGACCACAGCAGCTACACAGCGCAGGGCTACATAGGGCAGGACTTGGACCTGGAGCGGTCTCTCACACCAG CACTGTCACCGCGTGTCAGTAGCACTCTCCCTGATTGGCACATCTCAATGGACATTATGCCTGACAGCACCAGTGACCTGTATAATTTCCAGGTGTCACCCATGCCCTCCACCTCTGAAG CAGCAACagatgaggatgaggaagggaaaATACCTGAAGATATCATGAAG ATCTTGGAACAATCTGACTGGCAGCCAACAAATGTGGATGGGAAAGGGTACCTGCTTAATGAACCCGGCATCCAGCCCACCTCTGTCTATGACTTCAGCTGCAAGGAGGAGCCTGAAGTCGACAGCCCAGCAG ATTTTGGAATGAACATACCACGTGTCTTCGCAGATCTGAAGAACATGGACTCCAACTGGTTGGAAAATATGTTGACTCCCGTCAGGCTGTCTTCCACCCATGCCATTCCTTGTGTGCCGTAG